From Stigmatopora nigra isolate UIUO_SnigA chromosome 5, RoL_Snig_1.1, whole genome shotgun sequence, a single genomic window includes:
- the ptprfa gene encoding protein tyrosine phosphatase receptor type Fa isoform X2: protein MAAGRPVAVTLAALLLSWWWWCSSPCVAADGVPSLVKWPQDQTGVAGGVASFVCQAQGEPRPRITWMKQGKKVSSQRFEVMDFPDGSGSVLRIQPLRTHRDEAVYECAAANALGRINASAKLTVLEEEQIPHGFPSIDMGPQLKVVEKTRTATMLCAASGSPDPLIFWLKDFLPVDVESADGRVKQLRSGGTPIRGALQIENSDESDQGKYECVAVNSAGSRYSPPANLYVRDQREVRRVPPRFSIPPSNREVLPGGAVNLTCVAVGAPMPRVKWMSGEAQLTPEDQVPVGRNVLQLAHVLRSADYTCVAVSTLGVIRTTARVTVKAPPKPPTSLTATETTATSVTLSWDSEPSEPPASYYVIQYRALSSGEDVFREVDGVATTRYSVGGLGPFSEYLFRVMAVNEVGRGPPGPATAVRTGERAPSSPPLRLRARASGPARLLVRWEPPEEPNGRVRGYRLYYSADPEAPPDAWERRQTTAADGAGGAGGLALDGLRADVTYRLRVLAFTSAGDGPPSDVVLVKTREGVPAQPSHLEAEAELDSRIMLSWRWPPVQDVQEVQEVQEVRHPQEPQEAQEPLLGYQLLYWEANLPQEKLSVNLEPSASYAVDNLKADTVYAFSLAAKSASGLGVFTAPVEGRTAPSMPEAPPRKVEAAAVNSTAVRVSWKPPLSIKHNGHLRGGYHIVYSRMERGQPHGRPLVADVARPDAQEAILTGLLPETSYSLTVAAYGAKGDGARSKARLVTTTGAVPGKPSMMISTTTSNTALIQWQPPKETAGQLTGYRLRYKRAEEDSFAVRDFGPSHDHFTVTGLHKGASYVFQLRARNGAGHGVECVKEVATPEDAPSGYPLNLSAVGLGATSARLTWEPPSAERRNGKMVEYAVVYRDIDGREEEVVRTTAHTHLSLSGLRPDTTYDIRVRAFTAKGGGPLSPGIQSRTMPAPVPASAHNLAAKTVTKTSVLLTWEVTNTSESDSPLQIVFERQSVATRLQDGRKLITGLRPDTEYSFSVPTNGGAGPRQTVTLRTAPDLLPEKPSEILVDAEEDGGKVALRLPRVASGSPVRWFYVVVVPLTPASVHWESPDAMDLQELLDGQDIRPRKTRQTERDFLRAYVAAKLSSLPDVFTLGDGRDYGGFRNRQLLPGTARFFVLAELAQRQWRTLASSPFSDDVSVNDGGVGGATRVSEEGQMLWVTGPVLAVVLIVVIVMAILLFKSKQERKRTSPSSKDAQAAAAATDTKDSLRSRPCDPPEARPPGDNRGTPTLPGTGGRPPIAVGDLADHIRRLEADENSGFSREYQSIEAGRRFTWEHSNLEVNKPKNRYANIVAYDHTRVLLTPTEGMVGSDYVNANYVDGYRKQNAYIATQGPLPDTLADFWRMVWEQRAATVVMMTRLEEKSRVKCEQYWPSRGTQTYGPVQVTLLETTELATYTIRTFALYKSGSSERREVRHFQFLAWPDHGVPEHPASTLAFVRRVKACDSPDAGPTVVHCSAGVGRTGCFVAIDAMLERMRREGAVDVHGHVSRLRAQRNYMVQTQEQYVFIHEALLEAAVCGNTQVAARNLHAHVDKLGRVPPGESVTAMELEFKKLSRSKWPGCRSVSGNLPCNKSKNRLENVVPLESSRVCLQPVRGVEGSDYINASLVDGYRQRGAYVATQGPLAHTADDFWRMLWERNSTIVVMLTKLREMGREKCHQYWPAERSARYQYFVVDPMAEYNMPQYVLREFKVTDARDGQSRTIRQFQFSDWPEQGVPENGEGFIDFIGQVHKTKEQFGQEGPITVHCSAGVGRSGVFITLSMVLERMRYEGVVDVFHTVQTLRTQRPAMVQTQEQYQLCYRAALQYLGSFDHYAT from the exons ATGGCAGCGGGCCGACCCGTCGCCGTCACCCTGGCGGCGCTCCTGTtgtcgtggtggtggtggtgctcgTCGCCGTGCGTCGCCGCCGACG GCGTCCCCAGCTTGGTCAAGTGGCCCCAGGACCAGACGGGTGTGGCGGGGGGCGTGGCCTCTTTCGTTTGCCAGGCCCAGGGAGAGCCCCGCCCACGCATCACATGGATGAAGCAAGGCAAAAAAGTCAGCTCGCAACGATTTGAG GTGATGGATTTCCCCGACGGCTCGGGTTCGGTTCTGCGCATCCAGCCGCTGAGGACGCATCGGGACGAGGCCGTCTACGAGTGCGCCGCCGCCAACGCCCTGGGCCGGATCAACGCCAGCGCCAAACTCACCGTCCTGGAAG AAGAGCAGATCCCTCACGGCTTCCCCAGCATCGACATGGGCCCTCAGCTGAAGGTGGTGGAGAAGACGCGCACGGCCACCATGTTGTGCGCCGCCAGCGGCAGCCCGGACCCCCTCATCTTCTGGCTCAAGGACTTCCTGCCCGTGGACGTGGAGAGCGCCGACGGACGCGTCAAGCAGTTGCGCTCGG GTGGTACACCAATCAGAG GCGCCCTCCAGATCGAGAACAGCGACGAGTCGGACCAGGGCAAGTACGAGTGCGTGGCCGTCAACTCGGCGGGGAGCCGCTACTCGCCGCCGGCCAATCTCTACGTGCGAG ACCAGCGAGAAG TCCGTCGGGTGCCGCCGCGTTTCTCCATCCCGCCGTCCAACCGAGAGGTGCTGCCGGGGGGCGCGGTCAACCTGACCTGCGTGGCGGTGGGGGCGCCCATGCCCCGCGTCAAGTGGATGAGCGGCGAGGCCCAGCTGACCCCCGAGGACCAGGTGCCCGTGGGGCGCAACGTGCTGCAGCTGGCCCACGTCCTCCGCTCGGCCGACTACACCTGCGTGGCCGTCTCCACGCTGGGCGTCATTCGGACCACCGCCAGGGTCACCGTCAAAG CCCCGCCCAAGCCCCCCACCTCCCTGACGGCCACCGAGACCACGGCCACCAGCGTCACGCTGTCGTGGGACTCGGAGCCCTCCGAGCCGCCGGCCTCCTACTACGTGATCCAATACCGCGCCCTGTCCTCGGGGGAGGACGTCTTCCGGGAGGTGGACGGCGTGGCCACCACCCGCTACAGCGTGGGGGGTCTGGGCCCCTTCTCCGAGTACCTCTTCCGGGTGATGGCCGTCAACGAGGTGGGGCGGGGCCCGCCGGGGCCCGCCACCGCCGTCCGCACCGGCGAGCGGGCGCCCTCCTCGCCCCCGCTGCGTCTCCGGGCGCGGGCCTCGGGTCCCGCCCGGCTGCTGGTCCGGTGGGAGCCCCCCGAGGAGCCCAACGGCCGAGTGCGGGGGTACCGCCTCTACTACAGCGCCGACCCCGAGGCGCCGCCGGACGCCTGGGAGCGACGCCAGACGACGGCGGCGGACGGGGCCGGCGGGGCCGGCGGCCTGGCCCTGGACGGACTCCGAGCCGACGTCACCTACCGATTGAGGGTGCTGGCCTTCACCTCGGCGGGCGACGGACCCCCCTCGGACGTCGTGCTCGTCAAGACGCGGGAAGgag TCCCCGCCCAGCCGAGCCATTTGGAGGCCGAAGCCGAGCTGGACTCTCGCATCATGCTGTCGTGGCGCTGGCCGCCGGTCCAAGACGTCCAGGAGGTCCAGGAGGTCCAGGAGGTCCGGCATCCCCAAGAGCCCCAGGAAGCCCAGGAACCATTGCTGGGTTACCAGCTACTCTACTGGGAGGCCAATCTTCCCCAAGAGAAG CTCAGCGTGAACTTGGAACCCAGCGCGTCCTACGCCGTGGACAATTTGAAGGCCGACACCGTCTACGCGTTCAGTCTGGCCGCCAAGTCGGCGTCGGGCCTGGGGGTCTTCACCGCGCCCGTGGAGGGACGGACCGCCCCATCCA tgccCGAAGCCCCGCCCAGAAAggtggaggcggcggcggtCAACTCCACGGCGGTTCGGGTGAGCTGGAAGCCGCCGCTGTCAATCAAACACAACGGTCACCTGCGGGGCGGCTACCACATCGTCTACTCCAGGATGGAGAGAGGACAGCCTCACGGGCGCCCCCTCGTGGCCGACGTCGCTCGCCCGGACGCCCAG GAAGCCATTTTGACGGGCCTCTTGCCCGAGACCAGCTACTCGCTAACGGTAGCGGCGTACGGCGCCAAGGGGGACGGCGCCCGGAGCAAAGCTCGGCTAGTCACCACCACGGGGGCAG TCCCAGGCAAACCCAGCATGATGATCAGCACCACCACCAGCAACACGGCCCTGATCCAATGGCAGCCCCCCAAGGAGACGGCGGGCCAGCTCACGGGCTACCGCCTGCGCTACAAACGGGCCGAAGAGGACTCCTTTGCCGTCCGGGACTTTGGCCCCTCCCACGACCACTTCACCGTCACGGGCCTCCACAAGGGGGCCTCCTACGTCTTCCAACTGCGGGCTCGCAACGGGGCGGGCCACGGCGTGGAGTGCGTCAAGGAGGTGGCCACCCCCGAGGACGCGCCCTCCGGGTACCCCCTCAACTTGAGCGCCGTCGGCCTGGGCGCCACCTCGGCCCGGCTGACCTGGGAGCCGCCGTCGGCGGAACGCCGCAACGGCAAGATGGTGGAGTACGCCGTGGTCTACCGGGACATCGACGGGCGGGAAGAGGAGGTGGTCCGCACCACCGCCCACACGCACCTGAGTTTAAGCGGGCTTCGACCCGACACCACCTACGACATCCGGGTGAGGGCCTTCACCGCCAAAGGGGGCGGTCCGCTCAGTCCCGGCATCCAGAGCAGGACCATGCCCGCCCCCGTGCCAG CTTCGGCCCACAACTTGGCGGCCAAAACGGTGACCAAAACGTCGGTTCTGCTGACCTGGGAGGTCACCAACACCTCAGAATCCGACTCCCCTCTGCAG ATCGTCTTCGAGCGACAGAGCGTGGCCACGCGACTGCAAGACGGTAGAAAGCTCATCACGGGTCTCCGACCCGACACCGAGTACTCCTTCTCGGTCCCGACGAATGGCGGCGCCGGTCCGCGCCAGACGGTCACCTTGCGCACGGCGCCGGACCTCCTCCCGGAAAAACCCTCGGAGATCCTGGTGGACGCGGAGGAGGACGGCGGGAAAGTGGCACTGCGGCTGCCGAGGGTGGCGTCGGGGAGCCCCGTCAG GTGGTTCTACGTGGTGGTGGTCCCGCTCACTCCGGCGTCCGTCCACTGGGAGAGCCCGGATGCCATGGATCTCCAAGAG CTTCTGGATGGCCAGGACATCCGGCCCAGGAAGACAAGACAGACAGAGAGGGACTTCCTACGTGCGTACGTGGCGGCCAAGCTGTCCTCGCTCCCCGACGTCTTCACCCTGGGCGACGGCCGCGACTACGGCGGCTTCCGCAACCGCCAGTTGTTGCCGGGGACCGCGCGCTTCTTCGTCCTGGCCGAACTGGCCCAGCGCCAGTGG AGGACGCTGGCCAGCAGCCCTTTCTCGGACGACGTCTCGGTCAACGACGGCGGCGTGGGGGGGGCCACGCGCGTCTCCGAGGAAGGCCAGATGCTCTGGGTGACGGGACCCGTGCTGGCCGTGGTCCTCATCGTGGTCATCGTCATGGCTATTCTGCTCTTCAAAAG CAAACAAGAACG GAAGCGAACATCCCCGTCCTCCAAAGACGcccaggcggcggcggcggcgacggacACCAAGGATTCGCTTCGGAGCCGCCCCTGCGATCCGCCGGAGGCGCGTCCCCCAG GCGACAACCGCGGCACCCCAACCCTACCAG GGACGGGGGGACGTCCTCCCATCGCCGTCGGCGACCTGGCCGACCACATCCGGCGCCTGGAGGCCGACGAAAACTCTGGTTTCTCGCGGGAGTACCAG TCCATCGAAGCGGGCCGGCGTTTCACCTGGGAACATTCTAACCTGGAGGTCAACAAGCCCAAGAACCGCTACGCTAACATAGTGGCTTACGACCACACGCGAGTCCTCTTGACGCCGACGGAGG GGATGGTGGGCAGCGACTACGTCAACGCCAACTACGTGGACGGCTACAGGAAGCAGAATGCCTACATCGCCACTCAGGGGCCGCTCCCCGACACCCTGGCGGACTTTTGGAGGATGGTTTGGGAGCAACGTGCCGCCACCGTGGTCATGATGACCCGCCTGGAGGAGAAGTCAAGG GTCAAGTGCGAGCAATACTGGCCCAGTCGCGGGACTCAAACCTACGGGCCGGTCCAGGTGACCTTGCTGGAGACCACAGAATTGGCCACCTACACCATTCGCACCTTTGCGCTTTATAAG AGCGGTTCCAGCGAGAGGAGGGAGGTGCGCCACTTCCAGTTCCTGGCCTGGCCCGACCACGGCGTGCCCGAGCACCCCGCCTCCACGCTGGCCTTTGTGCGGCGGGTCAAAGCCTGCGACTCGCCGGACGCCGGACCCACGGTGGTCCACTGCAG CGCCGGCGTGGGGCGCACCGGCTGCTTCGTGGCCATCGACGCCATGTTGGAGCGCATGCGGCGCGAGGGCGCCGTGGACGTGCACGGACACGTGAGCCGGCTGAGGGCCCAGAGGAACTACATGGTCCAGACCCAAGAGCAGTACGTCTTCATCCACGAGGCCTTGCTGGAGGCCGCCGTCTGCGGGAACACACAAGTGGCCGCCCGCAACCTCCACGCGCACGTGGACAAGCTGGGACGCGTGCCGCCGGGAGAGAGCGTCACCGCCATGGAGCTGGAATTTAAG AAACTGTCCCGCTCCAAATGGCCGGGGTGCCGTTCCGTCAGCGGCAACCTGCCGTGCAACAAGTCCAAGAACCGCCTGGAGAACGTCGTCCCCCTGGAGTCCAGCCGCGTGTGCCTGCAACCCGTCCGCGGCGTGGAGGGCTCCGACTACATCAACGCCAGCCTGGTGGACGGCTACCGGCAGCGCGGGGCCTACGTGGCCACCCAGGGCCCCTTGGCCCACACCGCCGACGACTTTTGGAGGATGCTGTGGGAGCGCAACTCCACCATCGTGGTCATGCTGACCAAACTGCGCGAGATGGGACGG GAAAAATGTCACCAGTACTGGCCCGCAGAGAGGTCGGCCAGATACCAGTACTTTGTGGTGGACCCCATGGCCGAGTACAACATGCCGCAGTACGTCCTAAGGGAGTTTAAAGTGACCGACGCCAGG GACGGCCAGTCCAGGACCATCCGGCAGTTCCAGTTCAGCGATTGGCCCGAACAGGGGGTCCCCGAAAACGGGGAAGGCTTCATCGATTTCATCGGACAGGTCCACAAAACCAAGGAGCAGTTCGGGCAGGAAGGACCTATCACCGTGCACTGCAG CGCCGGCGTGGGGCGCAGCGGCGTCTTTATCACGCTGAGCATGGTCCTGGAACGGATGAGGTACGAGGGCGTCGTGGACGTCTTCCACACCGTCCAGACCCTGAGGACGCAACGGCCCGCCATGGTCCAGACCCAG GAGCAGTACCAGCTGTGCTACCGGGCCGCGCTCCAATACCTGGGAAGCTTTGACCACTATGCAACATAA